A single genomic interval of Falco cherrug isolate bFalChe1 chromosome 8, bFalChe1.pri, whole genome shotgun sequence harbors:
- the SPINK1 gene encoding serine protease inhibitor Kazal-type 1, with translation MKATGVFLLLSLAHCCYQGSAEADGAAGKGTEAACGNYDLGKGCTKIFDPVCGTDNLLYGNECLLCFQNLQRNTNVRIKNRGMCQKPSPRSNSAQN, from the exons ATGAAGGCAACTGGTGttttcctgctcctctccctggcACACTGCTGCTACCAAG GAAGCGCTGAAGCGGATGGAGCTGCTGGCAAAGGAACAGAG GCAGCTTGTGGCAATTACGACCTAGGAAAAGGTTGTACAAAGATCTTTGACCCCGTCTGTGGCACAGACAACCTCCTATACGGCAATGAGTGCCTGTTGTGCTTTCAGAACCT GCAAAGAAACACTAACGTGCGCATAAAGAACAGGGGTATGTGCCAAAAGCCCTCTCCACGCTCCAACTCCGCTCAAAACTAA